In Archangium violaceum, the following are encoded in one genomic region:
- a CDS encoding tetratricopeptide repeat protein, with protein sequence MRRSFRPSVRRLAAALVLAHSLAGTGALAQYRPPPMTESQRLAREGEAAQVDASAAATSGDKKRADAKYRKALELFEKALAAEPGSVQAAAGLGAVGLALQDYTRVAERLTPVYAANPDSLELAYPLGISLFKLRRYEEAVPVLQKVTVANQPEHLLVHYYLGNYYALIAMDGEATVAELQAYLAQRPDKVAANDYQIHELLGRGHLLKGDPAAARLSFQRAQVGRAESVSIQMGLGAVLEMEGKMAEAMALLEGLTTRFPQVPEPKERLGRLLLDSRELPRAEVQALAQLKLGSTPAAHMLMGDVRMAQGRPAEAETEFRKVLDLAPGDVGAQISVGMALQKQGRNEEAISFLEGAVQSGADSLELWATLGSVNRRAGRYARAVEVHRRVAEMAPKQALGHVLLGADHFATGQWDLTIDDYTQALKLEPEHAGAKKWLARALAHRARDRAGNGRLDDAVRDLRRAFDLERSSAMARRLGAALIQQGSHAEARKVMEQGIQLPEAAWREHLVLGYARLGAGAPKEALEAFAQAEKMAPDVAAISDVSAGSALAEMELGQVDAALKRLTDPGTSKRALEVTRANLSRAYLRRAFSRLEAGDGAGARQDVESAERAGVGGNSSDLGRLSGFAKALAQTEEGRFADANTLLKRVLSPTPSWARPNIRQLADAYVLYRRDMLPQSRKFLTAAIKRPIPEQSQWTSALTSALHRREAERAYASGNMKAAEKALKAALALAPDSAALQHNLACVAYRGGKSADAVATWRKLEGTVPQATLNLGIDAQERRRSMGEAVDAYRRYLASGTASRAATVREWKDRLQMLYGISDSAPTSNPEPSSATASDTTP encoded by the coding sequence ATGAGACGCTCTTTCCGTCCCTCCGTCCGCCGCCTCGCCGCGGCACTCGTCCTCGCCCATTCGCTCGCCGGCACGGGCGCGCTCGCCCAGTACCGTCCTCCTCCCATGACCGAGTCCCAGCGGCTCGCCCGGGAAGGGGAGGCGGCCCAGGTGGACGCGAGCGCCGCCGCCACCTCCGGCGACAAGAAGCGCGCCGACGCCAAGTACCGCAAGGCCCTCGAGCTCTTCGAGAAGGCGCTCGCCGCCGAGCCCGGCTCCGTCCAGGCCGCCGCCGGCCTCGGCGCGGTGGGGCTCGCCCTCCAGGACTACACCCGCGTCGCCGAGCGCCTGACGCCCGTGTACGCGGCCAACCCCGACTCGCTCGAGCTGGCCTATCCCCTGGGCATCTCGCTCTTCAAGCTGCGCCGCTACGAGGAGGCGGTGCCGGTGCTGCAGAAGGTCACCGTGGCCAACCAGCCCGAGCACCTGCTCGTCCACTACTACCTGGGCAACTACTACGCCCTCATCGCCATGGACGGCGAGGCGACGGTGGCCGAGCTGCAGGCCTACCTGGCCCAGCGCCCGGACAAGGTCGCCGCCAACGACTATCAGATCCACGAGCTGCTCGGCCGCGGTCACCTGTTGAAGGGGGACCCGGCGGCGGCACGCCTGTCCTTCCAGCGCGCCCAGGTGGGCCGCGCCGAGTCCGTCTCCATCCAGATGGGCCTGGGCGCGGTGCTGGAGATGGAAGGGAAGATGGCGGAGGCCATGGCCCTGCTGGAGGGCCTCACCACGCGCTTCCCCCAGGTGCCCGAGCCCAAGGAGCGCCTGGGCCGGCTGCTGCTGGACTCGCGGGAGCTGCCGCGCGCCGAGGTGCAGGCGCTGGCCCAGTTGAAGCTGGGCAGCACGCCCGCGGCGCACATGCTGATGGGTGACGTGCGCATGGCCCAGGGCCGCCCCGCCGAGGCGGAGACCGAGTTCCGCAAGGTGTTGGACCTGGCCCCCGGTGACGTGGGCGCGCAGATCTCCGTGGGCATGGCGCTGCAGAAGCAGGGCCGCAACGAAGAGGCCATCTCCTTCCTGGAGGGCGCCGTGCAGTCGGGCGCCGACAGCCTGGAGCTCTGGGCCACGCTCGGCAGCGTCAACCGCCGCGCCGGCCGCTACGCGCGCGCCGTGGAGGTGCACCGCCGCGTGGCGGAGATGGCCCCCAAGCAGGCGCTCGGCCACGTGCTGCTGGGCGCGGACCACTTCGCCACCGGCCAGTGGGACCTGACCATCGACGACTACACCCAGGCCCTCAAGCTGGAGCCGGAGCACGCCGGCGCGAAGAAGTGGCTGGCCCGTGCCCTGGCCCACCGCGCCCGGGACCGCGCTGGCAACGGACGCCTGGACGACGCGGTGCGCGACCTGCGCCGCGCCTTCGACCTGGAGCGCAGCTCCGCCATGGCGCGCCGCCTGGGCGCCGCCCTCATCCAGCAGGGCTCCCACGCCGAGGCCCGCAAGGTGATGGAGCAGGGCATCCAGCTGCCCGAGGCCGCCTGGCGCGAGCACCTGGTGCTCGGCTACGCGCGGCTGGGCGCGGGCGCTCCGAAGGAAGCGCTCGAGGCCTTCGCCCAGGCCGAGAAGATGGCCCCGGACGTGGCGGCGATCTCCGACGTGTCCGCGGGCTCGGCCCTGGCGGAGATGGAGCTCGGCCAGGTGGACGCGGCCCTCAAGCGGCTGACGGATCCCGGCACCTCCAAGCGCGCCCTCGAGGTGACGCGTGCCAACCTCTCGCGCGCCTACCTGCGCCGCGCCTTCTCCCGGCTGGAGGCCGGTGACGGCGCGGGCGCCCGCCAGGACGTGGAGTCCGCGGAGCGCGCCGGTGTCGGCGGCAACTCGTCCGACCTGGGCCGCCTGTCGGGCTTCGCCAAGGCGCTCGCCCAGACGGAGGAGGGACGCTTCGCGGACGCGAACACGCTCCTCAAGCGCGTGCTGTCCCCGACGCCCTCCTGGGCCCGTCCCAACATCCGCCAGCTCGCCGACGCCTACGTCCTCTACCGCCGCGACATGCTGCCCCAGTCGCGCAAGTTCCTCACCGCGGCCATCAAGCGCCCCATCCCCGAGCAGTCGCAGTGGACGAGCGCCCTCACCAGCGCCCTCCACCGCCGCGAGGCCGAGCGCGCCTACGCGTCCGGCAACATGAAGGCCGCGGAGAAGGCCCTCAAGGCCGCGCTGGCCCTCGCGCCGGACAGCGCCGCCCTGCAGCACAACCTGGCCTGCGTGGCCTACCGCGGTGGCAAGTCCGCCGATGCCGTGGCCACCTGGCGCAAGCTGGAGGGCACCGTCCCCCAGGCCACGCTCAACCTCGGCATCGACGCCCAGGAGCGCCGCCGCAGCATGGGCGAGGCCGTGGACGCCTACCGCCGCTACCTCGCCTCGGGCACCGCGTCGCGCGCCGCCACCGTCCGCGAGTGGAAGGATCGCCTGCAGATGCTCTACGGCATCTCCGACTCCGCTCCGACCTCCAACCCCGAGCCCTCCAGCGCCACCGCTTCGGACACCACGCCATGA
- a CDS encoding TauD/TfdA family dioxygenase, producing the protein MPIARFEPHDDFLRVHFASGEGPRHADFHWFWLRHNSELDRHPLTRERIVCSSELPFELRPRHVRLTEDAAALDIDWGDRSDGQVSRYAADWLRENAYAADRVPSPAPPSDSAAITVEASRLDEPLGRFAVRALQRTGALVVRGFGTDTEALIDAIGGEGLSVIETHFGRIEDLRTDNTTNRNTDQLGYTDSAVQLHTDQPFLDRPPRYQLLHCQRPAETGGDNFVVDALAAAHHLADLDRPAFDLLRTVPVTFHRKQKAFERVLVSPILDFDAPGGFRIRYSYFTLAPHRRPFAEMEAWYRAYNRFAKLVRDERHQYRFRLEKGDFLIYDNWRMLHARTNFTGARWVRGVYFDAA; encoded by the coding sequence ATGCCCATTGCCCGATTCGAGCCCCACGATGATTTCCTGCGCGTCCACTTCGCCTCGGGAGAGGGCCCGCGCCACGCCGACTTCCACTGGTTCTGGCTGCGGCACAACTCCGAGCTGGACCGGCACCCCCTCACCCGCGAGCGCATCGTCTGCTCCTCCGAGCTACCGTTCGAGCTCCGCCCCCGCCACGTGCGTCTCACCGAGGACGCGGCTGCCCTCGACATCGACTGGGGCGACCGCTCCGACGGGCAGGTGAGCCGCTACGCCGCCGACTGGCTCCGTGAGAACGCCTACGCGGCCGACCGGGTCCCCTCCCCCGCTCCTCCCTCCGACAGCGCCGCCATCACCGTGGAGGCCTCGCGGCTGGACGAGCCGCTCGGGCGCTTCGCCGTGCGTGCCCTCCAGCGCACCGGAGCCCTGGTCGTGCGCGGCTTCGGCACCGACACGGAGGCCCTCATCGACGCCATCGGCGGCGAGGGACTCTCCGTCATCGAGACTCACTTCGGGCGCATCGAGGACCTGCGCACCGACAACACGACGAACCGCAACACCGACCAGCTCGGCTACACGGACAGCGCCGTCCAACTGCACACGGACCAGCCATTCCTCGACAGGCCACCGCGCTACCAGCTGCTGCACTGTCAGCGGCCCGCGGAAACGGGAGGCGACAACTTCGTGGTGGACGCGCTCGCGGCGGCGCACCACCTGGCCGACCTCGACCGGCCCGCCTTCGACCTGCTGCGCACGGTGCCGGTGACCTTCCACCGCAAGCAGAAGGCCTTCGAGCGCGTGCTCGTCTCACCCATCCTCGACTTCGACGCGCCCGGCGGCTTCCGCATCCGCTACAGCTACTTCACCCTCGCGCCCCACCGCCGGCCCTTCGCCGAGATGGAGGCGTGGTACCGCGCGTACAACCGCTTCGCGAAGCTCGTACGGGACGAGCGCCACCAGTACCGCTTCCGCCTCGAGAAGGGCGACTTCCTCATCTACGACAACTGGCGCATGCTCCACGCGCGCACGAACTTCACCGGCGCCCGCTGGGTGCGGGGCGTGTACTTCGACGCGGCGTAG
- a CDS encoding SpoIIE family protein phosphatase: MTGTIVAPLEAGELPDVAAIRGLRLEQLLFVTTGVLVGVIVGLLASVAWVSTKAQFEESSGRFRAQIEQQARELGQTVSHTLSLTSATSLRDNNYAFLSEVARSIITDNPNILRVQIYDAESQLAADSAPDAKLGTPTTRKPKRDWENGLYQGKPIIVYQEPIDYGSQSGQGLVVISYSMEALQKQLGDLEETKRESLRRNATTMSGLGLGFVLLAGVLVAFQSRRITRPLGVLTGKVMQLAAGDLGARAEQARGAGREVTTLGVVFNHMAERIKVLLEDVRTKAQLERDVSLARTVQETLLPGREGFQAGPLRIAGLVVTADACGGDWWMRAALDERRVVVGIGDVTGHGLATALVATSATSGFTAAMTMRPPEELSAQLLISSLNVTMAHVGRGEHQMSSALAVIDVRTGVVDYASGGHPSPIVYNRLSRQVASLPARGALLGASASSQYASRQAQLRPGDIIVWYTDGLTESRDASQKQYGTQRLAAALQANAHLSAEGLRDAILADARAFSAGLPAQDDITVVVAEFSPASP, from the coding sequence ATGACGGGGACCATCGTCGCCCCGCTCGAGGCCGGCGAGCTGCCCGATGTGGCCGCCATCCGCGGCCTGCGGTTGGAGCAGCTCCTCTTCGTCACCACCGGTGTGCTGGTAGGCGTCATCGTGGGCCTGCTCGCCTCCGTGGCCTGGGTCTCCACCAAGGCCCAGTTCGAGGAGTCCTCCGGGCGCTTCCGCGCGCAGATCGAGCAGCAGGCCCGCGAGCTCGGCCAGACGGTCAGCCATACCCTGTCGCTCACCTCGGCCACCTCGCTGCGCGACAACAACTACGCCTTCCTCAGTGAGGTGGCGCGCTCCATCATCACCGACAACCCCAACATCCTGCGCGTGCAGATCTACGACGCGGAGAGCCAGCTGGCCGCGGACTCCGCGCCGGACGCGAAGCTGGGCACCCCCACCACGCGCAAGCCGAAGCGCGACTGGGAGAACGGGCTGTATCAGGGCAAGCCCATCATCGTGTACCAGGAGCCCATCGACTACGGCTCGCAGAGCGGCCAGGGGCTCGTCGTCATCAGCTACTCGATGGAGGCGCTGCAGAAGCAGCTGGGCGATCTGGAGGAGACCAAGCGCGAGTCGCTGCGCCGCAACGCCACCACCATGTCGGGCCTGGGCCTGGGCTTCGTGCTGCTGGCCGGCGTGCTGGTGGCCTTCCAGAGCCGCCGCATCACCCGGCCGCTGGGCGTGCTCACCGGCAAGGTGATGCAACTGGCCGCCGGAGACCTGGGCGCGCGCGCCGAGCAGGCCCGGGGCGCTGGCCGAGAGGTGACGACGCTCGGCGTGGTGTTCAACCACATGGCCGAGCGCATCAAGGTGCTGCTCGAGGACGTGCGCACCAAGGCCCAGCTGGAGCGCGACGTGTCGCTCGCGCGCACCGTGCAGGAGACGCTGCTGCCCGGCCGCGAGGGCTTCCAGGCCGGCCCCCTGCGCATCGCCGGGCTCGTCGTCACCGCGGATGCCTGCGGCGGCGACTGGTGGATGCGCGCCGCCCTGGACGAGCGGCGCGTGGTGGTGGGCATCGGCGACGTCACCGGCCACGGTCTGGCCACCGCCCTGGTGGCCACCAGCGCCACCAGCGGCTTCACCGCCGCCATGACCATGCGCCCGCCCGAGGAGCTCTCCGCCCAGCTCCTCATCTCCTCGCTCAACGTCACCATGGCCCACGTGGGCCGGGGCGAGCACCAGATGTCGAGCGCGCTGGCCGTCATCGACGTGCGGACGGGCGTCGTCGACTACGCGAGCGGTGGCCACCCCAGCCCCATCGTCTACAACCGCCTCTCGCGCCAGGTGGCCTCGCTGCCCGCCCGTGGCGCGCTGCTGGGCGCCTCCGCCAGCTCCCAGTACGCCTCGCGCCAGGCCCAGCTGCGGCCCGGTGACATCATCGTCTGGTACACGGACGGTCTCACCGAGTCGCGTGACGCCAGCCAGAAGCAGTATGGCACCCAGCGCCTGGCCGCAGCCCTCCAGGCCAACGCCCACCTGTCCGCCGAGGGCTTGCGTGATGCCATCCTGGCCGATGCGCGCGCCTTCAGCGCCGGCCTGCCCGCCCAGGACGACATCACCGTGGTCGTCGCCGAGTTCAGCCCCGCCTCCCCATGA
- a CDS encoding Uma2 family endonuclease, translated as MRVHPYRVDPDDPRAPPQEEWERLSSEERARIVDSLPSEFPVSEASTPEGDPHYEAKSRAREVLGGYFARIGRKVYLGCELPVYYPGEPMFAPDVIAVVDVEPHSRMRWAVSAEGKGIDLALEIHVAGDRRKDLEKNVERFARLGIREYFLFDRGRLRLTGWRLEEGRRVYRPILPQHGLYSSAVLGLELQIEDERLRFFHGGAVLPEANELIARLERMVEGTEARRAEEARLREEEARLREEEARLREEEASRRKEAEHKLAEEASRRKEAERKLAEALAELERLRGGRS; from the coding sequence ATGCGCGTCCATCCCTATCGCGTCGACCCGGACGATCCTCGCGCGCCGCCCCAGGAGGAGTGGGAGCGGCTCTCGTCGGAGGAGCGCGCTCGCATCGTCGACAGCCTGCCCTCCGAGTTCCCCGTCTCCGAGGCCTCGACACCCGAGGGGGACCCCCACTACGAGGCCAAGTCGCGTGCGCGCGAGGTGCTCGGTGGCTACTTCGCGCGCATCGGCCGCAAGGTGTACCTGGGATGTGAGCTGCCCGTGTACTACCCGGGCGAGCCCATGTTCGCCCCGGACGTCATCGCCGTGGTGGACGTCGAGCCCCACTCGCGCATGCGCTGGGCGGTGAGCGCCGAGGGAAAGGGAATCGACCTGGCGCTGGAGATTCATGTCGCGGGTGATCGGCGCAAGGACCTGGAGAAGAACGTCGAGCGTTTCGCCCGGCTCGGCATCCGCGAGTACTTCCTCTTCGATCGGGGACGCTTGCGGCTGACTGGCTGGCGGCTGGAGGAGGGTCGGCGTGTCTACCGGCCCATCCTGCCCCAGCATGGCCTCTACTCCTCCGCGGTGCTGGGGCTGGAGCTGCAAATCGAGGACGAGCGGCTGCGCTTCTTCCATGGAGGAGCGGTGCTGCCGGAAGCGAACGAGTTGATCGCCCGGCTCGAGCGGATGGTGGAGGGCACGGAAGCACGCCGTGCCGAGGAGGCCCGCCTGCGCGAGGAGGAGGCCCGCCTGCGTGAGGAGGAGGCCCGCCTGCGTGAGGAGGAGGCGAGCCGTAGGAAGGAAGCCGAGCACAAGCTGGCCGAGGAGGCGAGCCGCAGGAAGGAAGCCGAGCGCAAGCTGGCCGAGGCGCTCGCCGAGCTGGAGCGACTGCGCGGCGGCCGGAGCTGA
- a CDS encoding alpha-ketoacid dehydrogenase subunit beta produces the protein MANMAQAVRMALHYAEENLGVTDIFGEDVGAPLGGVFTATQGLKTAWNSPLDERGIIGMAIGLAMAGSKPVAEIQFADYIYNTIDLLKIAGNTCWATHGDWNLPMVVKTPVGSGIRGSIYHSHSFDATATHIPGWKIVIPSNPLDAYGLMISACQEINPVMYLEPKALLRIKGEERIPGEPEDDKLLSKMIDAPLGDRTQWKPQWPQLEAYAVPIGKGKVVRAGAQVTVVSYGRTLPLCKKAADDLANEGVDAEVIDMRTLWPYDWELIKGSVEKTGRVLYVNEDTEVTNFGEHLVRRTVEELFYKLMAPPRLLAGKFVPGIGLADTLEMASVPQQGDITSAIRSLASEQP, from the coding sequence ATGGCCAACATGGCACAGGCCGTTCGCATGGCCCTGCACTACGCCGAGGAGAACCTCGGCGTCACCGACATCTTCGGCGAGGACGTGGGCGCTCCCCTGGGCGGCGTCTTCACCGCCACGCAGGGCCTCAAGACGGCGTGGAACTCGCCCCTGGACGAGCGCGGCATCATCGGCATGGCCATCGGTCTGGCCATGGCCGGCTCGAAGCCCGTCGCGGAGATCCAGTTCGCCGACTACATCTACAACACGATCGATCTGCTGAAGATCGCCGGCAACACCTGCTGGGCCACCCACGGCGACTGGAACCTGCCCATGGTCGTGAAGACCCCGGTGGGCAGTGGCATCCGCGGGTCCATCTACCACTCGCACTCCTTCGACGCGACGGCCACGCACATCCCGGGCTGGAAGATCGTCATCCCCTCCAACCCGCTGGATGCGTACGGGCTGATGATCTCCGCCTGCCAGGAGATCAACCCCGTCATGTACCTGGAGCCCAAGGCGCTGCTGCGCATCAAGGGCGAGGAGCGGATTCCGGGCGAGCCCGAGGACGACAAGCTGCTGTCGAAGATGATCGACGCGCCGCTGGGTGACCGCACGCAGTGGAAGCCGCAGTGGCCGCAGCTCGAGGCGTACGCGGTGCCCATCGGCAAGGGCAAGGTGGTGCGCGCGGGCGCGCAGGTGACGGTGGTCAGCTACGGCCGCACGCTGCCGCTGTGCAAGAAGGCCGCGGACGACCTGGCCAACGAGGGCGTGGACGCCGAGGTCATCGACATGCGCACCCTGTGGCCCTACGACTGGGAGCTCATCAAGGGCTCCGTCGAGAAGACGGGCCGCGTGCTCTACGTGAACGAGGACACCGAGGTGACCAACTTCGGCGAGCACCTGGTGCGCCGCACGGTCGAGGAGCTCTTCTACAAGCTGATGGCGCCTCCCCGGCTGCTTGCTGGCAAGTTCGTGCCGGGCATCGGCCTGGCGGACACGCTGGAGATGGCCTCGGTGCCCCAGCAGGGCGACATCACCTCCGCCATCCGCTCGCTGGCGTCCGAGCAGCCCTGA
- a CDS encoding GNAT family N-acetyltransferase encodes MQPIPSRTPAPDAPSFRIRRARRGDAESLAALLREMGYPHGSDAQTVHWVISHPEIEIFVAADVQDRPVGMVSLSHRPQLRLRGRVATVDELVVTEGWRRRGVGRALMQQVIERCGARALSVKRLEVCSYGQEELRGFYESCGFVKMDRQVLRYAELEGQHGQ; translated from the coding sequence GTGCAACCGATCCCCTCCAGAACCCCCGCCCCGGACGCTCCCTCCTTCCGCATCCGCCGTGCTCGCCGCGGTGACGCCGAGAGCCTGGCCGCGCTCCTGCGAGAGATGGGCTACCCCCATGGCTCGGATGCCCAGACGGTCCACTGGGTCATCAGCCATCCGGAGATTGAAATCTTCGTGGCGGCGGACGTGCAGGATCGCCCCGTGGGCATGGTGTCGCTGTCGCACCGGCCGCAGCTGAGGCTGCGCGGGCGGGTGGCCACGGTGGACGAGCTGGTGGTGACCGAGGGCTGGCGGCGCCGCGGCGTGGGCCGGGCGCTCATGCAGCAGGTCATCGAGCGCTGTGGCGCGCGTGCGCTGAGCGTCAAGCGGCTCGAGGTGTGCTCCTACGGTCAGGAGGAGCTGCGGGGTTTCTACGAGTCCTGCGGCTTCGTGAAGATGGACCGGCAGGTGCTGCGCTACGCCGAGCTGGAAGGCCAGCACGGCCAGTAG
- a CDS encoding thiamine pyrophosphate-dependent dehydrogenase E1 component subunit alpha, with the protein MPKPRLLNRDEDSLPLERELLVRMHDLMVKARVLEERLIQMYKQGHGYFWIGGPGEEAFNVPLGLLMKKGQGPAYDYLHAHYRQSATMMALGEEPIGALRQMKNVAADPYSGGRNFAGHFSKREWNIAPVSSPIEVQYVMAPGTALAQKRHGGDGITIVTGGDAGTAEGDFASCLVWSSRPGNELPLLIIVTNNKWGISTPAAGQHGETHVADRGKAFNIRTKTIDGNDPINAYLELKEAMEYVRKERKPFLMEALVSRLYGHSSASGANFVGNEQDCLAAFEERLEKQGILTRKEMDELRNRYTEDMAAMARQVREEPLPAPETIWNHIFAERK; encoded by the coding sequence GTGCCGAAACCCCGCCTCCTCAACCGCGATGAAGATTCGCTTCCGCTCGAGCGGGAGCTCCTGGTCCGGATGCACGACCTGATGGTGAAGGCGCGCGTCCTCGAAGAGCGCCTCATCCAGATGTACAAGCAGGGCCACGGCTACTTCTGGATTGGTGGCCCGGGTGAGGAGGCCTTCAACGTCCCCCTCGGCCTGCTGATGAAGAAGGGCCAGGGCCCGGCCTACGACTACCTGCACGCGCACTACCGCCAGTCGGCCACGATGATGGCCCTGGGCGAGGAGCCCATCGGCGCGCTGCGGCAGATGAAGAACGTGGCCGCGGACCCCTACTCCGGCGGCCGCAACTTCGCGGGCCACTTCTCCAAGCGCGAGTGGAACATCGCCCCGGTCTCCTCCCCCATCGAGGTGCAGTACGTGATGGCCCCGGGCACCGCGCTGGCACAGAAGCGCCACGGCGGCGACGGCATCACCATCGTCACCGGCGGTGACGCGGGCACGGCCGAGGGCGATTTCGCCTCGTGCCTGGTGTGGAGCTCGCGCCCTGGCAACGAGCTGCCGCTGCTCATCATCGTCACCAACAACAAGTGGGGCATCTCCACGCCGGCCGCCGGCCAGCACGGAGAGACGCACGTGGCGGATCGCGGCAAGGCCTTCAACATCCGTACCAAGACGATCGACGGCAACGATCCCATCAACGCCTACCTCGAGCTGAAGGAGGCGATGGAGTACGTGCGCAAGGAGCGCAAGCCCTTCCTCATGGAGGCGTTGGTGTCGCGCCTGTACGGGCACTCCTCGGCGTCCGGCGCCAACTTCGTGGGCAACGAGCAGGACTGCCTGGCCGCCTTCGAGGAGCGCCTGGAGAAGCAGGGCATCCTCACGCGCAAGGAGATGGACGAGCTGCGCAACCGCTACACCGAGGACATGGCCGCCATGGCCCGTCAGGTCCGCGAGGAGCCGCTGCCGGCCCCCGAGACCATCTGGAACCACATCTTCGCGGAGAGGAAGTAA
- a CDS encoding TIGR02266 family protein produces MKTSEAAESPAVLHSNRRAHERVTATFDVRFQEAQDAARALRAYSLNLSAGGLCLRTRRSYDVGSRVRLQMTVSGEDFDLEGIISWVRDDAEAIGVRFVDVTEADQARLQRVVGSFKR; encoded by the coding sequence ATGAAGACGTCCGAAGCCGCGGAGTCGCCGGCGGTGCTGCACTCCAACCGGAGGGCCCATGAGAGGGTGACGGCGACGTTCGATGTCCGCTTCCAGGAAGCCCAGGACGCGGCGCGAGCGCTGCGGGCCTACTCGCTCAACCTGTCGGCGGGAGGCCTGTGCCTGCGCACGCGCCGCTCCTACGACGTGGGCTCGCGCGTGCGCCTCCAGATGACCGTGAGCGGAGAGGACTTCGACCTCGAGGGCATCATCTCGTGGGTCCGTGACGACGCCGAGGCCATTGGCGTGCGCTTCGTCGACGTGACCGAAGCCGACCAGGCGCGCCTGCAGCGCGTGGTGGGCAGCTTCAAGCGCTGA
- a CDS encoding PhnD/SsuA/transferrin family substrate-binding protein codes for MNLLRSLFLALTLVCAWAPAAGAAAKKATLGVFLPTTLTDGQQRFQYAEALAAKLSTATGRPTAAKSFARYEDFSKAVSEGIVDFAVVDSWAAVQLAKATPVALAPLSGETSQRWAIVSLSKGSMKELAGARLAIVKGAGATDPKFVTNVVLAGDLDAKKHFKLTPVPNVESALKMLEAKGAEAALVPLTHVPQGVKVLFRSTKVPGAVLVGMKGDVEDLQGNLQKLDAVAPFGAFVAVQAKELEDFRKLLQSGPPRRQPVLVDAPALRVETRAFMEPAALQPVLPSFADALDVSAEQPDD; via the coding sequence ATGAACCTCCTTCGCTCGCTCTTCCTGGCTCTCACGCTCGTGTGCGCGTGGGCGCCCGCCGCTGGCGCGGCCGCCAAGAAGGCCACCCTGGGCGTCTTCCTGCCCACCACCCTCACCGACGGCCAGCAGCGCTTCCAGTACGCCGAGGCGCTCGCCGCGAAGCTGTCGACGGCCACCGGCCGGCCCACCGCCGCCAAGAGCTTCGCCCGCTACGAGGACTTCTCGAAGGCCGTCTCCGAGGGCATCGTCGACTTCGCCGTCGTGGACTCGTGGGCCGCGGTGCAGCTGGCCAAGGCCACCCCCGTGGCGCTCGCTCCGCTCTCCGGTGAGACGTCCCAGCGCTGGGCCATCGTCTCCCTCTCGAAAGGCTCCATGAAGGAGCTGGCCGGCGCGCGGCTCGCCATCGTCAAGGGCGCGGGCGCGACGGATCCCAAGTTCGTCACCAACGTGGTGCTGGCCGGTGACCTGGACGCCAAGAAGCACTTCAAGCTCACCCCCGTGCCCAACGTGGAGTCCGCCCTCAAGATGCTCGAGGCCAAGGGCGCCGAGGCTGCCCTGGTGCCGCTGACGCACGTACCGCAGGGCGTCAAGGTTCTCTTCCGCAGCACCAAGGTGCCGGGCGCCGTCCTGGTGGGAATGAAGGGGGACGTGGAGGACCTGCAGGGCAACCTGCAGAAGCTCGACGCGGTGGCCCCCTTCGGTGCCTTCGTGGCCGTGCAGGCCAAGGAGCTGGAGGACTTCCGCAAGCTCCTCCAGAGCGGCCCGCCCCGCCGCCAGCCCGTGCTGGTGGATGCGCCCGCACTCCGCGTGGAGACCCGGGCCTTCATGGAGCCGGCGGCCCTCCAGCCCGTGCTGCCTTCCTTCGCCGATGCCCTGGACGTGTCTGCGGAACAGCCGGATGACTGA